One genomic segment of Fundulus heteroclitus isolate FHET01 chromosome 10, MU-UCD_Fhet_4.1, whole genome shotgun sequence includes these proteins:
- the LOC105916092 gene encoding neurexophilin-1, with amino-acid sequence MERFSCRCVAWILLSGSCYLLVLCQHETQSNFTFSNLALPQLQRDRREYRQAIWGLQTRTLIQNSKGLNNASVPLLQQGLWKILAANANPSVKIKLQPIMKVQGLSKLSRLFSWGDFYSNIKTVKLNLLIMGKIVDHGNGSLGVYFRHNSTGVGNVSVSLVPPMKEVEFDLERQSVVHPKESKTFNCRVDYEKTERTKKVMLCNYDPSKTCDQEQTQSHITWMCSKPFQVICVYMSFYSTDYRLVQKVCPDYSSQSPAYLPAG; translated from the exons ATGGAGAGGTTCTCCTGCCGCTGCGTTGCCTGGATTCTCCTGAGTGGAAGCTGTTATCTG TTGGTTCTTTGTCAACATGAGACTCAGAGCAACTTCACCTTCAGCAACTTGGCATTGCCGCAACTCCAAAGAGACCGACGGGAGTATCGACAGGCGATCTGGGGCCTTCAGACCAGAACTCTGATCCAGAACTCCAAAGGACTCAATAACGCCTCCGTTCCTCTATTGCAGCAGGGACTTTGGAAAATCCTTGCAGCTAACGCCAACCCGTCTGTGAAGATAAAGCTTCAGCCCATCATGAAGGTTCAAGGATTATCGAAATTGTCGAGGTTGTTCAGCTGGGGAGATTTTTATTCTAACATCAAAACAGTCAAGCTGAATTTGCTGATAATGGGGAAGATCGTGGACCACGGCAACGGCTCTCTGGGCGTCTACTTCCGTCACAACTCCACGGGCGTTGGCAACGTGTCCGTCAGCCTCGTCCCACCAATGAAAGAGGTGGAGTTCGACCTGGAGCGCCAGAGCGTGGTCCATCCCAAGGAGTCGAAGACGTTCAACTGCAGGGTGGACTACGAGAAGACCGAACGCACCAAGAAGGTGATGTTGTGCAACTACGATCCGTCGAAGACGTGCGACCAAGAGCAAACCCAGAGCCACATCACCTGGATGTGCTCCAAACCTTTCCAGGTCATCTGCGTCTACATGTCCTTCTACAGCACGGACTACAGGCTGGTCCAGAAAGTCTGTCCGGACTACAGCTCCCAGAGCCCCGCCTACCTGCCCGCCGGGTAA
- the LOC105916090 gene encoding speckle-type POZ protein yields MTTESSTSVEPLANKNIKSRSANVYIGAYIKGGNLLPSADADGRLDRALTPGKCYIPAPLLHPLCPASPSVTLAMSRVPSPPPPAEMSSGPVAESWCYTQIKVVKFSYMWTINNFSFCREEMGEVIKSSTFSSGANDKLKWCLRVNPKGLDEESKDYLSLYLLLVSCPKAEVRAKFKFSILNAKGEETKAMESQRAYRFVQGKDWGFKKFIRRDFLLDEANGLLPDDKLTLFCEVSVVQDSVNISGQNTMNMVKVPDCRLADELGGLWENSRFTDCSLCVAGQEFQAHKAILAARSPVFSAMFEHEMEESKKNRVEINDVEPEVFKEMMCFIYTDKAPNLDKMADDLLAAADKYALERLKVMCEDALCTSLSVENAAEILILADLHSADQLKTQAVDFINYHAAEVMETAGWKSMVASHPHLVAEAYRSLASAQCPFLGPPRKRLKQS; encoded by the exons GGGGGCAACCTGCTGCCGTctgctgatgcagatggacGTCTGGACCGAGCACTGACTCCTGGGAAGTGTTACATTCCAGCTCCTCTTCTTCACCCTCTTTGTCCCGCATCACCCTCCGTCACGCTGGCAATGTCAAGGGTCCCGAGTCCCCCTCCCCCGGCGGAAATGTCCAGCGGGCCGGTGGCCGAGAGCTGGTGCTACACGCAG ATCAAAGTGGTGAAGTTTTCCTACATGTGGACCATCAACAACTTCAGCTTCTGTCGTGAGGAGATGGGCGAGGTCATCAAGAGCTCCACCTTCTCTTCGGGGGCCAACGACAAACTCAAATG GTGTTTGCGAGTGAATCCCAAAGGCCTGGATGAGGAAAGCAAAGATTACCTTTCTCTGTACCTGCTGCTGGTCAGCTGTCCGAAAGCAGAGGTGCGTGCAAAGTTCAAGTTCTCCATCCTCAACGCCAAGGGAGAGGAGACCAAAGCCATGG AAAGCCAGAGAGCGTACCGCTTCGTCCAGGGGAAAGACTGGGGCTTTAAAAAGTTCATCCGGAGAGATTTCCTCCTCGATGAGGCCAACGGTCTTCTACCCGACGATAAGCTAACGCTCTTTTGTGAG GTGAGCGTCGTTCAGGACTCGGTCAACATATCCGGTCAGAACACTATGAACATGGTGAAGGTGCCCGACTGCCGGCTAGCCGACGAGCTGGGGGGCCTGTGGGAGAACTCGCGCTTCACAGATTGCTCGCTGTGTGTGGCAGGACAGGAGTTTCAGGCCCACAAAGCCATCCTTGCAG CACGCTCGCCTGTGTTCAGCGCCATGTTTGAGCACGAGATGGAGGAGAGCAAAAAG AACCGTGTGGAGATCAACGATGTGGAGCCAGAAGTTTTCAAGGAGATGATGTGCTTCATTTACACAGACAAGGCACCCAACCTGGACAAGATGGCCGACGACCTGCTAGCAGCAGCCGATAAG TACGCTCTGGAGAGACTTAAGGTCATGTGTGAAGACGCTCTGTGCACCAGTCTGTCCGTGGAGAACGCCGCCGAGATCCTCATCCTGGCCGACCTGCACAGCGCCGACCAGCTCAAAACGCAGGCGGTCGACTTCATCAACTA CCACGCAGCGGAGGTGATGGAAACGGCCGGCTGGAAGTCCATGGTGGCGTCCCATCCACACCTGGTGGCCGAGGCTTACCGCTCCCTGGCGTCGGCCCAGTGCCCTTTCCTCGGACCCCCACGCAAGCGGCTCAAACAGTCCTAA